CTGCCACCATCTCGGGCAGCGCGCTGCCGTCCGGGTTGACCAGGTCGACGCGGTCCGTCGTCCAGTCGCCCGGTGCTCCGTCGAGGTCGAGCACCTGGACGAAGCCCGCGGGAAGCTGCGGGAGGTCACCCTCGTCGCCACCCGGTGGCGTCGCCTCCTCGTCGCGCTGGTTCTCGATCGCAACGGCGGCGACGCTCTCGTCGGCGTTGACCGCGATGGAGTCGGGCTGGCCCTCCAGGTCGATGCTGCGGATGCGCTTGCCGCTGGAGAGGCGCACGACGTCGAGACGGCCGGACGGGTCGGTGAACGAGGCGCTCGTGTCGACGACGACGAGGACGTACGGCCCCACGACCGCGACAGAGGTGGGCTGGTCGTCGACGCCGCCGAGCTGGGCGAGCGAGAGCGTGCCGTCGGGCCGCGGGTCGGACGGGTCGCTGATGTCGACGAACCCGATGCGCTTGCCCAGCGCGTCGGTGTAGACGAGGGTCTTGCCATCGGCCGACACGTCGGAGATCTCGGCGACGGTCTCGGATCCGGTCGGGACGTCGGCCGGCAGGTTGCGGTAGACCGGGAACGTCGCCGTGCGGTGGAACGCGGTCGTCTGGGCCGCTGGCGCACCAGCGGCGGACGGCGTGGACGACGCGACGGCGGCCGGGACGACGGCGGCGATCAGCGCAGCCGCGGTCAGACCTCCGGCGGCGTGGCGGAGCGTGCGTGACAAGGAGGGCTCCTCATTCGGGGGGATATCGTCCCGACGATCTCGTGCGCCAGGCAACGCCTCCCGAACCGGCGGTGAACTCCTGGCGACCGGCGGTCCAACCCTTCGCTGCGGGCCGTCAGGCGACGATGGTTCTGAGGTCGGCGACCTCGGTGTCGAGCACGGCTTCGACCGCCGGGAGCGCAGCGCCCACCGCGGACTCGTCGGGGGCGCGCTCGCCAGGCAGCGGAAGGACCTCGATGTCGACCCTGCTCCCCCGCGGCACGATCCGCCACTGCGCGACGAGCCGCGTGCCGTCGAGCACGACGGGGGTGGTCGTGCCGTTGATCCGGTTGAAGATCCGGGACAGGTTCTCGATCGCGGTGAACCGGCCGCGCTCGGGACCGGTGCCCTCGTAGCCGAAGAACAGCCCGTCGAACTCCGGGAGCAGCCGCATGCCGCCGTCGTACGTGCTGCCGTCGGGCGCCTCTGCGAGATCGAGGTAGGTCGTCCCGTCTGGTCCGGTCAGCTGAACGACCTCATCACCCAGAGCAGCGATCGCGGCGTCGACCGGCCGGAGGTTGTCGCCGAGCCACCAGGCGACGTCGCGACGGGTCGCGGGGCCGTACGCACCCAGGTGCACACGCACCAGCTCGCGGCGAGCCACGTCGGGATCGTGGTCGTCCGCCGCCACGTCGTACACCTGGGTCGCCAGCCGGTGGAGCGTGTCCGTACGGGTGTGCCAGCGGCGATCAGGAGGGCGACGGACGAGCTGCGGCGAACCCCAGACGAGGTTCCGGGCGTGGGAGTCCTGCACCGTGCCGTGGCCGTCGGACTCCTGCTGGGCCACCCAGTCGGCCACGTGGGCGACGAGCGCGTCACGATCGCGCCAGTCGCCGCGGGCGTACGAGGAGCTCTCCGCGCGCACGTCGGTCGCCGTCAGCCGGTCGAGCTGCAGCGCCTTGGGCAGGCCGACGTCCAGGCGCGGGCCGGCGACCGCGGCCGACCACGCGTGGTGGCGCGCCGTCGAGCTGTGGACGGTGCCGCGCAGCGTGGTGCCCTTCACCAGCGCGTACGACTCGAACGCGTCCACCACCGTCTGGTGCGTGATGCCGGGAAGACGTGACGACGCGAACAGGAACGCCGCCCTCGGCACCTGCGTCTGGACCGGACCGAGCGCGTCGTACAGGGCGACCAGGTCGGAGACGCTCGTGCCGGACGGCTCGGGGAACTGCCGCGCGAGGGTCCGTAGCGCCAGGTCGTCCGGTGCGACGCGTCCACTCATGGTTCGATGCCTCCATGTCAGGGTCGTACGACGCCACGTGCACGTTCTGCCGCGTCGTGACGGGTGAGCTCGACGCCCCCATCGTGTACGAGGACACCGACACGATCGGTTTCCTGGACCATCGTCCCGTGTTCAAGGGCCACGTCCTGATCGTCCCGCGGAAGCACGTCGTGACACTGCCCGACCTGCCGGCGGAACGCCTCGCGCCGTACTTCGCCGTCGTCCAGCACGTCGCGCGGCTGCTGCCCGACGCGCTCGGGGCGCAGGGCACGTTCGTCGCGGAGAACAACGTCGTGTCGCAGTCGGTCCCGCACCTCCACTTCCACGTCGTCCCGAGGACGAAGGGTGACGGGCTGCGCGGGTTCTTCTGGCCCCGGACGAAGTACGCCGAGGGCGAGGCCGATGAGTTCGCTGACCGGATCCGCACCGCCCTCGGCGCCCGGCGCCCCACGATTTGACGCCTTTCCCACCGATTCGACGCGCAATCAGGTGGGGAAGGCGTCAAATCGTGGGGCGCGGGCGTCAGCCCAGATCGACGTAGCGCCCGCGGAGATGGGCGAGGGCCGGTGCGTCCGTCCCGATCTCGACGTGCTCGACGACGCCGTCGACGAGCAGCGGCCACCCGATCTGGCGCGGCTCCTCCGTCACCCGCGCACCCAGCCAGGCGGTCGCCGACGCCAGCACTGGCCCGTACGGCGTCTCGTCCCAGGTGCCGAGCGTGAAAGGGCCGCCGGGGGCCGGCGCGGTGCCTGCGAAGGGGTCGGCCAGCGCCCGGTCCCGCGCTCCGAGCAGGTTGACGACGAACGTCTCCCCCGGCTCGAGGACGTCGGCGAGGTCGCTGTCCTCGTCCACGAGCAGCAGCACGTGGGCCGGATCACCGTCGGCCACGACGAGCGACGAGACCGTCAGTCCGACGCGGGCCGCGCCGGCGCCCGCCGTGCAGAGCGTGACGGCCTGCGCCAGCCGACCGCGCAGCCGCCGCAGGGGGTCGCGCTCGCCCTCGGGCGGGAGGAACGGGTGCTCGGAGTGGATGGTCACCCCGTCAGCGTACGAGCCGGGCTGCCGTCGGCGTGTACGAGAACGTCGGTGCCGTGCGCCAGGATGGGAACGTGCGCTTCACCGACGAGCAACGCCGCCACCGCCTGGTCGTCCATCACCGGGTCGGCGCTCCGCCGCCTGCGACCCCTCCGTCCGTGGAGGAGATCGTGGACGGTGTCCTCGCGCTCCACGCCACCGACCCGGCCACGGTCTACCTGTCGGTGCTCGCCCGCTCGGAGGCGCTCAAGCTCGACGACGTCCGCGAGACGATGTACGGGCGCCGCTCGATCGTCCGCATCCTCGCGATGCGCCGGACCCTCTTCGTGGCCGGTCTCGACGACGTCCCGATCATCCATTCCGGGGCCAGCCTCGGCGTTGCGCGCCGGCTGCGCACGCGACTTCTCAAGGAGCTCCGCACCGTCCCGACCGATCCGCCGCTCCCCGATCCGGAGGCGTGGCTCGCCGAGGTCGAGGCCGAGGTCGAGGCTGCGCTGCGGGCCGCGGGGACGGCGACCGGTGCCCAGCTGAGCACCGCCGTTCCCGGTCTCCGCACCGCGATCCTGCCCACCACCGACAAGGCGTGGGACGTCCGCCGTACGGTCACCTCCCCCACCCTCGCGCTGCTCTCCGCCGAAGGCCGGATCGTCCGTACGGAGCCACGTGGCTCCTGGACGTCGCGTCACCACTCGTGGGCACCGATCGAGGCGTGGTTCGAGGGTGGCCTCCCCGAGCTGGACGAGAAGACGGCGCGCACCCTTCTCGCCCGGCGCTGGCTCGAGGTCTTCGGACCGGCCACCGTCGACGACGTCCAGTGGTGGACCGGCTGGAACAAGACCGACACGCGCGCGGCGCTCGCCGGCATCGACCTCGTCGACGTCGACCTCGAGACAGGTCCCGGCATCGCGCTGCCCGGCACGGAGCCCGTCGACCCGCCGGAGCCCGGCGCCGCGCTGCTCCCCGCCCTCGACCCGACGCCGATGGGCTGGAAGCACCGCTCCTGGTACCTCGGCGCCCACCGTGAGCGCCTGTTCGACCGGATGGGCAACATCGGGCCGACCGTGTGGTGGGACGGACGCGTCGTGGGTGGCTGGGCGGTGCGGCCCGACGGCGAGGTCGTCCACCGATTCCTCGAGGACGTCGGCGCCGACGCACGCGCGGCGGTCGAGGAACGTGCCTCGCAGCTTCAGGGCCGGCTCGGCGGCGCGACGGTGGTGGCCAGCTTCCCGACACCCCTGGAGCGCGAGCTGCGCGCGTGACGGACGCGGCTCACGGGTGGGTCACACGGAGACGGACGCCCGGACCTGGGCGACGGCGCCCTCGGCCGCACCGCTGACGAGGAGCGGGTCGGCCATCATCGCCCCGAACGCCAGCTCACCGGCGCCGACCAGCACGGAGTCCCGGCCGAGCCCCGGCAGCAGCACCTCGGTCCTGCGGTCCTCCGAGTCGAGCGTGCCGCGCCGGATCTCGGCGTCGACGTCGTCCTGCACGGCGGGATAGAGCGCACTGAGCAGCCCGCCGAGGATGACGGCCTGCGGGTCGAAGATGTTGACGAGGTTCGTGATGCCGACCCCGAGCTTGAAGCCGACCTCGCGCAACGAGGACGACGGCGCGTCGACGCGCTCGAGCAGGTCGACGAGGTGCGCGGTCTCGTGGGAGGCGCTCTCGAGCGCGTCCGCCACCGCCAGGGCGCCGATCTCGGCCTCCCAGCAGCCACGGTTGCCGCAGCGGCAGCGGCGGCCGTCGGTGGAGATGCGCATGTGGCCGACCTCGCCGGCGTACCCGACCGTCCCGAGGAGGTGGCGCCCGCGGGTGATCAGTCCGCCACCGACTCCCACGTCGCCGGAGAGATAGACGACGTCGGTCATGCCGCGGGCGACGCCGCGCGCGTGCTCGGCGAGGACGCCCAGGTTGGCGTCGTTGCCGATGACGACCGGGATCTCGCCCCCGACCCGTTGCTCGAGCAGGTCGCTGAACGCGACGTCGGACCACTCCAGGTTCGGCGCGTAGTGGATGCGACCGTCCTCCGTGGAGACGATGCCCGGCATCCCGACACCGATGCCGACCAGCAGGGCGTCGTCGGCGACGTCGGTGAGGAGGTCCGCCGCAGTCCGTACGACCTCGTCCGCGGCGGCGTCCGGGTCGGCTCCCGGCCCGATCGGCGCGGACCGGCGACCGAGCACGGCCCCGCCAAGGCCGATGCGCGCGAGCTCGATGCTCTCCACCCGCAGCTCGACGGCGATCACGCAGACCTCACGCTCGCCCGGACGGACGTGCAGCGAGGGGCGTCCGGCCCCCTGCCGGTCACCGCGCGGCGTCGCCTGCGCGACGACACCGAGGCGCTCGAGCTCCGCGACGAGTGCGGCGATGGTGGAGCGGTTGAGGTCCATGCGCGTCGTCAGCGCAGCACGGGACACGTCGCCGTCACGGTGCACGTGTCCGAGCAGGGTGCCGAGGTTGTGACGGCGGACCGCCTCCTGGTTGGCACCCTTGCCGGTCGGTCGCTGCTGCTGAAGTGGCACGCGCCCTCCTCGCTGAGATCTCGGGGCGAGGCGAAAATAGCACGCCCGGACCCAATTTTGTCACTGAAGCAACAAAATCGGGACCCGGGCGTGCTGACGCGCCGACTCAGACGATCAGGACTCAGGCGATGAGCACTCAGCCGATGAGAGACCTGAGCACGTACGGCATGATGCCGCCGTTGCGGTAGTAGTTCGCCTCACCCGGCGTGTCGATGCGGACGACCGCGTCGAACTCGACGCTCTGCCCGTCCGCGCCGGCAGCCGTGACCTTGACGGTCTCCGGCGTACGGCCCTCGTTGAGGTCCGTCACGCCGGTGAAGGAGAACGTCTCCTCGCCGGTGAGGCCCAGCGACTCGGCGGTCTGGCCCTCGGGGTACTGCAGCGGGAGGACGCCCATGCCGATGAGGTTCGAGCGGTGGATGCGCTCGTACGACTCGGCGATGACGGCCTTGACGCCCAGCAGCGCCGTGCCCTTGGCGGCCCAGTCGCGCGAGCTGCCCGAGCCGTACTCCTTGCCGGCCAGGACGACCAGCGGGATGCCCTCGGCGACGTACTTCTCCGACGCCTCGAAGACCGTGGTGACGTCGCCACCCTCGTTGAGCTGACGGGTGAAGCCGCCCTCGGTGCCCGGTGCGAGCTGGTTGCGGAGGCGGATGTTCGCGAACGTGCCCCGGATCATCACCTCGTGGTTGCCACGGCGGGAGCCGTACGAGTTGAAGTCGCGCGGCTGCACACCGTGCTCGGCGAGGTACTTGCCGGCCGGGCTGTCCTTCTTGATCGCACCGGCAGGCGAGATGTGGTCGGTCGTGACCGAGTCGCCGAGCTTGAGGAGCACGCGCGCGCCCTCGATGTCGGTGACCGGCGACGGCTCGTGCTGCATGCCGTCGAAGTACGGCGCCTTGCGGACGTACGTCGAGTCCTCGTCCCACTCGAAGACGTCGCCCTCGGGCGTCGGCAGCGACTGCCAGCGCTCGTCACCGGCGAAGACGTCGGCGTACTCGCTCTTGAAGGTCTCGGCCGACATGGCACCGGCGACGACCTCCTCGACCTCCGACGGCGAGGGCCAGATGTCCTTCAGGAAGACGTCGTTGCCGTCGTTGTCCTTGCCGAGCGGATCGTTGAACAGGTCGGTGTCCATCGTGCCGGCCAGCGCGTACGCGACGACCAGGGGCGGGGACGCCAGGTAGTTCATCTTCACGTCGGGGTTGATGCGTCCCTCGAAGTTGCGGTTGCCCGACAGCACCGAGGTGACGGCGAGGTCGCCGTCGTTGACCGCCTGCGACACCTCGGGGATCAGCGGTCCCGAGTTGCCGATGCAGGTGGTGCAGCCATAGCCGACGAGGTTGAAGCCGAGCTTGTCGAGGTACGGGGTAAGTCCCGAACGGTCGTAGTAGTCGGAGACGACCTTCGAACCGGGCGCGAGTGTGGTCTTGACCCACGGCTTGCGGGTGAGGCCCTTCTCGACCGCGTTCCGCGCGAGCAGGGCGGCGCCGATCATCACCGACGGGTTGGACGTGTTGGTGCACGACGTGATGGCTGCGATGGTGACCGCACCGTGGTCGACCTCGTAGACGGTGCCGTCCTCGGCCGTCACCCGCTGCGGGTTGCTCGGCCGGCCACCGTCCTTGGGTGCGGCGGAGTGCCAGTCGACCGGCGCGGCCGCGGTGTCGTGACCGTTGCCGCTCCCGTTCGTCGCAGGCGCGTCGCTCGCGGGGAACGACTCCGCCGACGCCTCGTCGGCGCCCAGGGTCACGCCGTACGGGCGCTCCTGCTGCGGGACGCCCGGCTTGCGGTCGTCACCGCCGGTCTGATCGTCCTCGACGTAGTTCGCGAGGACGGAGCGGAACGCCGCCTGGGCCTCGGTGACGACGATGCGGTCCTGCGGACGCTTCGGGCCGGCGATCGACGGCACGATGGTCGACAGGTCGAGCTCGAGGTACTCGGAGTAGCGCGGCTCGCGGTCGGCGTCGTGCCACAGGCCCTGAGCCTTCGCGTACGCCTCGACGAGCGCGATCTGCTCCTCGGAGCGGCCGGTGAGACGCAGGTACTTGGTGGTCTCGTCGTCGATCGGGAAGACCGCGATCGTCGAGCCGTACTCGGGGCTCATGTTGCCGATCGTGGCGCGGTTCGCGAGCGGGACGGCGCCGACGCCGGAGCCGTAGAACTCGACGAACTTGCCGACGACGCCGTGCTGGCGCAGCATCTCGGTGATCGTGAGGACGAGGTCGGTCGCCGTCGAGCCCTCGGGCAGCTCGCCGGACAGCTTGAAGCCGACGACGCGCGGGATGAGCATCGAGACGGGCTGGCCGAGCATCGCTGCCTCGGCCTCGATGCCGCCCACGCCCCAGCCGACCACGCCGAGGCCGTTGACCATGGTGGTGTGCGAGTCGGTGCCGACGCAGGTGTCGGGGTACGCCTGGAGGCTCTTCCCACCGTCGGGGGCGTCGACCTCGCGCGTGAAGACCGTGCGGGCAAGGTGCTCGATGTTGACCTGGTGCACGATGCCGGTGCCCGGCGGGACGACCTTGAAGTCGTCGAACGCGGTCTGGCCCCAGCGGAGGAACTGGTAGCGCTCACGGTTGCGCTCGTACTCGATCTCGACGTTGCGCTCGAACGCGTCCGGCGTGCCGAAGACGTCGGCGATGACCGAGTGGTCGATGACCATCTCGGCGGGCGCGAGCGGGTTGATCTTGCTCGGGTCGCCGCCGAGGTCGGCCATCGCCTCTCGCATGGTGGCGAGGTCGACGACGCACGGGACGCCGGTGAAGTCCTGCATGATCACGCGGGCGGGCGTGAACTGGATCTCGTTGCTGGGGTGCGCCGACGCGTCCCAGCCCGCGAGTGCCTTGATGTCGTCTGCCGTGATGTCCGCGCCGTCCTCGGTGCGGAGCAGGTTCTCCAGGAGAACCTTGAGGCTGAACGGCAGCGAGTCGACGTCCAGACCCTCGCCCGTCACCGCCCCCAGCCGAAAGATCTCGTACGCGGTGTCCCCGACGTTCAGGGTTTCCTTCGCGTTGAAGCTGTTGACGCTGGCCATCGCCTCTCCTTGTTCGTCAGCCGGTGCCCGCGATCGCAGTCCGGGCCCTCGAGCGGCATCCGCCTTCTATCGTCGCGCTGTCGCGTGCGACGTGCGCGGTCAGGTCCACCTAAGTGGGGGCCGCTCGGCATTTATCTCGATGTCAAGATACACGTTATCAAACATTCGCCGGAGACCGCGAGAAAGGCGTGCCTCAGTCGGGAGGCTCGTCCCCTCAGGCGTCGCGGACCAGGACGGCGTAGGTGGTCAGGTCGCTCGGCGACTCGAACTTCTCGATCGCCACGAACCCCAGCGCGTCGACCACCTTGAGCGCTCGGACGTTGAACTCGGCGACGGTCACCCGAAAACGGGATGGTGCGAACCGCTCGCGGGCGAAGTCGAGCCCGGTCGTGATCGCATCCTGACCGAGACCCTGACCGGTGAGCTCGGGGCGCAGACCGCCGCCCGTGTCGAGCGCCGAGTCGTCGTAGTCGAAGCCGGGCACCCGCGCCTGCCTCCCGTAGCAGCGGTAGCCGATGAGGCGACCGTCCTCCACGAGCGCCCAGAAGCCGCGCGAGAGATCGGTGAAGTGGCGGGGGTCCATTCCTGTGAGGTCGTAGCATCCGTTCGGCTCGGGATAGCTCCAGGTCACGATGTCATCGGCGTGCTCACGGGTGAGCTCGACGATCTCCATAGCCACTCCTCGCTCACTCCCCCACTCACCCAGACAGCCGTCATCCAAGCACGTGACGAGGGTCACAAGCAACGCAGCCGAGACAACCCACCTCGGGCTGCGTCGGGGTGACGCCGCACCAGTACCCGGTCACAGCCGCACCAAACCTCAGCGCAGGCCCTGCACGTACGCGACGGCGGCGCGCGCGTCGCGCACGCGCGCCTCCCAGGTCGCACCCGCGACGACGAGCAGGATGCCAGCGCACCCGAGCGGGATCCACCGTGGCAGCTCACCGACGACCGGCCCCGCCCACCGCACCACCAGCAGGGTCGTCAGCGCCGCGCCGAGCAGGAACGGCACGCGCCAGCGGAGCACCACGCCGACGCCGAGGACGACCACCGCCGCGAGCGCCACGAGCAGCCCGCGCAGCGAGGTCGGCTCGGCGAGGGTCTGCGGGACGCTGGGCAGGAGCGCCAGCGCGAGCCCGGGAAGGAGGACGTCGCTCGACCTCTC
Above is a genomic segment from Mumia sp. Pv4-285 containing:
- a CDS encoding DNA glycosylase AlkZ-like family protein, which gives rise to MSGRVAPDDLALRTLARQFPEPSGTSVSDLVALYDALGPVQTQVPRAAFLFASSRLPGITHQTVVDAFESYALVKGTTLRGTVHSSTARHHAWSAAVAGPRLDVGLPKALQLDRLTATDVRAESSSYARGDWRDRDALVAHVADWVAQQESDGHGTVQDSHARNLVWGSPQLVRRPPDRRWHTRTDTLHRLATQVYDVAADDHDPDVARRELVRVHLGAYGPATRRDVAWWLGDNLRPVDAAIAALGDEVVQLTGPDGTTYLDLAEAPDGSTYDGGMRLLPEFDGLFFGYEGTGPERGRFTAIENLSRIFNRINGTTTPVVLDGTRLVAQWRIVPRGSRVDIEVLPLPGERAPDESAVGAALPAVEAVLDTEVADLRTIVA
- a CDS encoding HIT family protein is translated as MSGSYDATCTFCRVVTGELDAPIVYEDTDTIGFLDHRPVFKGHVLIVPRKHVVTLPDLPAERLAPYFAVVQHVARLLPDALGAQGTFVAENNVVSQSVPHLHFHVVPRTKGDGLRGFFWPRTKYAEGEADEFADRIRTALGARRPTI
- a CDS encoding flavin reductase family protein, which encodes MTIHSEHPFLPPEGERDPLRRLRGRLAQAVTLCTAGAGAARVGLTVSSLVVADGDPAHVLLLVDEDSDLADVLEPGETFVVNLLGARDRALADPFAGTAPAPGGPFTLGTWDETPYGPVLASATAWLGARVTEEPRQIGWPLLVDGVVEHVEIGTDAPALAHLRGRYVDLG
- a CDS encoding winged helix DNA-binding domain-containing protein; this translates as MRFTDEQRRHRLVVHHRVGAPPPATPPSVEEIVDGVLALHATDPATVYLSVLARSEALKLDDVRETMYGRRSIVRILAMRRTLFVAGLDDVPIIHSGASLGVARRLRTRLLKELRTVPTDPPLPDPEAWLAEVEAEVEAALRAAGTATGAQLSTAVPGLRTAILPTTDKAWDVRRTVTSPTLALLSAEGRIVRTEPRGSWTSRHHSWAPIEAWFEGGLPELDEKTARTLLARRWLEVFGPATVDDVQWWTGWNKTDTRAALAGIDLVDVDLETGPGIALPGTEPVDPPEPGAALLPALDPTPMGWKHRSWYLGAHRERLFDRMGNIGPTVWWDGRVVGGWAVRPDGEVVHRFLEDVGADARAAVEERASQLQGRLGGATVVASFPTPLERELRA
- a CDS encoding ROK family protein, translated to MPLQQQRPTGKGANQEAVRRHNLGTLLGHVHRDGDVSRAALTTRMDLNRSTIAALVAELERLGVVAQATPRGDRQGAGRPSLHVRPGEREVCVIAVELRVESIELARIGLGGAVLGRRSAPIGPGADPDAAADEVVRTAADLLTDVADDALLVGIGVGMPGIVSTEDGRIHYAPNLEWSDVAFSDLLEQRVGGEIPVVIGNDANLGVLAEHARGVARGMTDVVYLSGDVGVGGGLITRGRHLLGTVGYAGEVGHMRISTDGRRCRCGNRGCWEAEIGALAVADALESASHETAHLVDLLERVDAPSSSLREVGFKLGVGITNLVNIFDPQAVILGGLLSALYPAVQDDVDAEIRRGTLDSEDRRTEVLLPGLGRDSVLVGAGELAFGAMMADPLLVSGAAEGAVAQVRASVSV
- a CDS encoding aconitate hydratase, producing MASVNSFNAKETLNVGDTAYEIFRLGAVTGEGLDVDSLPFSLKVLLENLLRTEDGADITADDIKALAGWDASAHPSNEIQFTPARVIMQDFTGVPCVVDLATMREAMADLGGDPSKINPLAPAEMVIDHSVIADVFGTPDAFERNVEIEYERNRERYQFLRWGQTAFDDFKVVPPGTGIVHQVNIEHLARTVFTREVDAPDGGKSLQAYPDTCVGTDSHTTMVNGLGVVGWGVGGIEAEAAMLGQPVSMLIPRVVGFKLSGELPEGSTATDLVLTITEMLRQHGVVGKFVEFYGSGVGAVPLANRATIGNMSPEYGSTIAVFPIDDETTKYLRLTGRSEEQIALVEAYAKAQGLWHDADREPRYSEYLELDLSTIVPSIAGPKRPQDRIVVTEAQAAFRSVLANYVEDDQTGGDDRKPGVPQQERPYGVTLGADEASAESFPASDAPATNGSGNGHDTAAAPVDWHSAAPKDGGRPSNPQRVTAEDGTVYEVDHGAVTIAAITSCTNTSNPSVMIGAALLARNAVEKGLTRKPWVKTTLAPGSKVVSDYYDRSGLTPYLDKLGFNLVGYGCTTCIGNSGPLIPEVSQAVNDGDLAVTSVLSGNRNFEGRINPDVKMNYLASPPLVVAYALAGTMDTDLFNDPLGKDNDGNDVFLKDIWPSPSEVEEVVAGAMSAETFKSEYADVFAGDERWQSLPTPEGDVFEWDEDSTYVRKAPYFDGMQHEPSPVTDIEGARVLLKLGDSVTTDHISPAGAIKKDSPAGKYLAEHGVQPRDFNSYGSRRGNHEVMIRGTFANIRLRNQLAPGTEGGFTRQLNEGGDVTTVFEASEKYVAEGIPLVVLAGKEYGSGSSRDWAAKGTALLGVKAVIAESYERIHRSNLIGMGVLPLQYPEGQTAESLGLTGEETFSFTGVTDLNEGRTPETVKVTAAGADGQSVEFDAVVRIDTPGEANYYRNGGIMPYVLRSLIG
- a CDS encoding GNAT family N-acetyltransferase, with product MEIVELTREHADDIVTWSYPEPNGCYDLTGMDPRHFTDLSRGFWALVEDGRLIGYRCYGRQARVPGFDYDDSALDTGGGLRPELTGQGLGQDAITTGLDFARERFAPSRFRVTVAEFNVRALKVVDALGFVAIEKFESPSDLTTYAVLVRDA